The proteins below come from a single Acidimicrobiales bacterium genomic window:
- a CDS encoding xanthine dehydrogenase family protein molybdopterin-binding subunit, with translation MPGSILGNVVRRVEDPELLVGVGHYVGDLPLAGALHCAFVRSPYAHARVSAVEVEAARAMPGVVGLFREADLGIGAVPPPFRSLNEQVERRALATDKVRFVGEAVVLVVAESLAQALDACEAVVVEYEPLEAVTDLDSALLPGAPVQFEALGSNAAAGLQEVGEDPLVGAAVVVRARLENQRVAVAPMEGNAIAVVPGEHPALTIHVATQMPHRLRDGVKRLFDLPPEEIRVITPNVGGAFGGKVGLLSDYAAVIAAARRLGRTLRWSESRTENLVGMHGRSQVQYGEMGFDADGKIVGLRAAFIGDAGAYAGFGGGLAEGSTRSMVQGVYEIPKIHVDVVAAMTNTSPVGAFRGAGRPEAAAFLERLMDLGASELGIDPAELRRRNLIAKEAFPYRTRTGVLYDVGDFALPLERALEVAGYVQLRAEQARRREAGERLQLGIGLSVYVEVTAGGPGGEFGAVEVHPDGAVTIRAGTAASGQGHATAFSMIVADRLGVAMEKIRYVQADTAEVPRGGGTGGSRSLQLGGAAVQQAADSVVDLGRELAAELLEADAADVVVTDDGTVGVAGIPARALGWGALAAEAEQRGRRLEASADFSAPGATFPFGAHLSVVEVDTETGFVRALRHVAVDDAGRIVSPLLVTGQQHGGIAQGVSQALYEMVVYDGEGNPETTSFATYCLPSAAEFCSFEASNTETPTPYNPLGAKGIGESATVGATPAVQNAVIDAVAHLGVRHIDLPMTPERVWRALAAAREGAVDPWREPPDVFSSLPVRAPVVVAEDTETV, from the coding sequence ATGCCCGGTTCGATTCTCGGCAACGTCGTGCGGCGCGTGGAGGACCCCGAACTGCTCGTCGGCGTCGGCCACTACGTCGGCGACCTCCCCCTCGCGGGCGCGCTGCACTGCGCCTTCGTCCGTTCCCCGTACGCGCACGCGCGGGTGAGCGCCGTGGAGGTCGAGGCGGCGCGGGCGATGCCCGGCGTCGTCGGCCTGTTCCGCGAGGCCGACCTCGGCATCGGGGCCGTCCCTCCGCCCTTTCGCTCCCTCAACGAGCAGGTCGAGCGGCGCGCGCTCGCGACCGACAAGGTGCGCTTCGTCGGCGAGGCCGTCGTGCTCGTCGTCGCCGAGAGCCTCGCCCAGGCGCTCGATGCCTGCGAGGCGGTGGTCGTCGAGTACGAGCCGCTCGAGGCGGTCACCGATCTCGACAGTGCCCTCCTCCCGGGCGCGCCGGTGCAGTTCGAGGCGCTCGGCTCGAACGCCGCGGCGGGGCTGCAGGAGGTGGGGGAGGACCCGCTCGTCGGTGCCGCCGTCGTGGTGCGGGCGCGCCTCGAGAACCAGCGCGTCGCGGTCGCACCGATGGAGGGGAACGCGATCGCCGTCGTCCCCGGCGAGCACCCCGCGCTCACCATCCACGTCGCGACGCAGATGCCGCACCGCCTGCGCGACGGGGTGAAGCGGCTCTTCGACCTGCCGCCCGAGGAGATCCGCGTCATCACCCCCAACGTCGGCGGGGCCTTCGGCGGCAAGGTCGGCCTCCTCTCGGACTACGCGGCGGTGATCGCCGCGGCCCGCCGCCTCGGCCGCACGCTGCGCTGGTCGGAGAGCCGCACGGAGAACCTCGTCGGCATGCACGGTCGCAGCCAGGTGCAGTACGGGGAGATGGGCTTCGACGCCGACGGCAAGATCGTCGGACTGCGCGCCGCCTTCATCGGCGACGCCGGCGCCTACGCCGGCTTCGGCGGGGGGCTGGCGGAGGGCTCGACCCGATCGATGGTGCAGGGGGTCTACGAGATCCCGAAGATCCACGTCGACGTGGTCGCGGCGATGACGAACACCTCGCCGGTCGGGGCCTTCCGGGGCGCGGGGCGTCCCGAAGCGGCGGCCTTCCTCGAGCGGTTGATGGACCTCGGCGCTTCAGAGCTCGGGATCGACCCCGCCGAGCTGCGACGACGGAACCTCATCGCAAAGGAGGCCTTCCCGTACCGGACCCGCACCGGGGTGCTCTACGACGTCGGCGACTTTGCCCTGCCCCTCGAGCGGGCGCTCGAGGTCGCCGGCTACGTGCAGCTGCGCGCCGAGCAGGCTCGCCGCCGGGAGGCGGGGGAGCGGCTGCAGCTCGGCATCGGCCTCAGCGTCTACGTGGAGGTCACGGCGGGAGGCCCCGGCGGGGAGTTCGGCGCGGTGGAGGTCCACCCCGACGGCGCGGTGACGATCCGCGCCGGCACGGCGGCGAGCGGCCAGGGCCACGCCACCGCCTTCTCGATGATCGTCGCCGACCGCCTCGGTGTCGCGATGGAGAAGATCCGCTACGTCCAGGCCGACACCGCCGAGGTCCCGCGCGGCGGGGGCACGGGGGGCTCGCGCTCTCTGCAGCTCGGGGGCGCGGCGGTGCAGCAGGCCGCGGACTCGGTCGTCGACCTCGGTCGCGAGCTCGCCGCCGAGCTGCTCGAGGCCGACGCCGCGGACGTCGTCGTCACCGACGACGGCACGGTCGGTGTCGCCGGCATCCCGGCGCGGGCGCTCGGCTGGGGGGCCCTCGCCGCGGAGGCCGAGCAGCGGGGGCGGCGTCTCGAGGCGAGCGCCGACTTCTCCGCACCGGGCGCCACCTTCCCCTTCGGTGCGCATCTCTCCGTCGTCGAGGTCGACACCGAGACCGGCTTCGTGCGCGCCCTCCGCCACGTCGCGGTGGACGACGCGGGGCGGATCGTGAGCCCCCTCCTCGTCACCGGCCAGCAGCACGGCGGCATCGCCCAGGGCGTCTCCCAGGCGCTGTACGAGATGGTCGTCTACGACGGCGAGGGCAACCCGGAGACGACGAGCTTCGCCACCTACTGCCTGCCCTCGGCGGCGGAGTTCTGCTCCTTCGAGGCGTCGAACACCGAGACCCCGACCCCCTACAACCCTCTCGGCGCGAAGGGCATCGGCGAGTCGGCGACCGTCGGCGCCACCCCCGCCGTCCAGAACGCGGTCATCGACGCCGTGGCCCACCTCGGCGTCCGCCACATCGACCTGCCGATGACCCCGGAACGGGTCTGGAGGGCGCTCGCCGCTGCCCGTGAGGGCGCCGTCGACCCGTGGCGGGAGCCGCCGGACGTCTTCTCCTCGCTGCCGGTCCGCGCCCCCGTCGTCGTCGCCGAGGACACCGAGACGGTCTAG